Proteins found in one Candidatus Poribacteria bacterium genomic segment:
- a CDS encoding cupin domain-containing protein, with amino-acid sequence MNTSYERPYRPVDLNTTLTKAFPFMSMAENLMEEAEFATSGRASLTLARGDELTLVLVVMKAGTTLEEHSAPAGAVVVMLDGKIIFTSSADKITLEQGEGVTFTGDVLHSVHASEDSAFLIVIGGKVSH; translated from the coding sequence ATGAATACATCCTATGAAAGACCGTACAGACCGGTAGATTTGAATACGACATTAACCAAAGCGTTTCCATTTATGTCTATGGCTGAAAATCTCATGGAAGAAGCCGAATTCGCCACGTCGGGTCGAGCTTCGTTGACGTTAGCCCGAGGAGATGAACTGACACTCGTTCTGGTCGTTATGAAAGCCGGAACGACATTGGAGGAGCATTCAGCCCCTGCTGGCGCAGTGGTCGTTATGCTTGACGGAAAGATCATATTTACATCAAGTGCTGACAAGATAACGCTCGAACAGGGTGAGGGGGTTACCTTTACAGGCGATGTCCTTCACTCGGTCCATGCCAGCGAAGATAGCGCATTCCTAATTGTGATTGGGGGTAAAGTATCTCATTAG